In the genome of Equus caballus isolate H_3958 breed thoroughbred chromosome 3, TB-T2T, whole genome shotgun sequence, the window acaatttaaaaatacaattacacATCATTATACACCCAGAGACTATCAAAAGTTTTAAAGTCCAGCAAGTCCAAGCGTAGGTGGGGATGTGAGGCAATGGGAACCCTCGTACAGTGCTGCTGGGAGCTTCAGCCACTTTATAGAACTCTTTGACCTAATCAATCAAAGTTGAAGAActggcaattccactcccagtcaaaatatttaacaaccgaTATGAGACACTCCATTTCCCACAAACAGCCATGGAAGTGTGGTGCATGGGGGCACTTCGGTATTGTCCAGCGAGGTCCAGGGACTACTCTGTACTGGGCACAGCCAGAGACCCAGAACCACTGGGAGCCAGGTGACGGACTCACACAACCGAAGGGGCATGGAAGTAGTTCCTCAGCAGTGACTAAAGAGGACTCCTCAGGGCTGGAACAGAGTTGAAAGGGAACTTGGGAGTTTGGGGCAGAGGCTTTTTACCAACTATTTTAATAGTGGACATCACCTTAATAGTGGGTACTGGCTGCTTATTAATCCTGAACCCTCCCTATGGCAACTCAAGCACGTGTACAACAGGATACACGAAAAGAACTTTATGCAACCACTGATTCACCacaagcaaaaaggaaaatggatgataatgaaaatatatgaacAGCCACGGACGACGTAGGTGAATCTCACAAATACAgagttgagagaaagaaaaagatatgaaagaaTGCATACACTAAGATTCCATGCACATAAAGTTTTTAGTAGGTGAAACTACACTGTGCTGTAAAGAGAAgcaaaatcataaagaaatgtGAGGGAATGATTAGGGCTGTGAAGGAGAAGGACGGAAACAGGAAGGACTCCGGGCCAGCGGAAATGTCCTTTACTTTGTAATTATGTGTTAactcatctgtatatctttgatGAGCTTTTCTCTATTATCTTATATTCTgcaataaaaaggggaaaaaaatgagtaaacaaGAATCTTCTCCAAATAACTGCTGGGAGCAATCGGCATTAGCACCTGCAATATGATAGCACAGATGACCTGGCGAGAGACAGGCAGAGCTGGAGatcacagaaacaaaaaaggagagacaGTGATTGGAGAATGAAAGAGCAGGAATGGTATTTATTTGCACAGTTCATTACAGGACTCAGAGCAGCTGGATAGAAGTGGCAGAGCTTCCTAAGTCAGAGAGAAACTTCCAAAGCGAGGCTcccagaggaaaatgggcaccaAAGGCAAAGTAAGCCAACATACTGTTTCTTTGTTCaactcttgttttgtttgtttttgttgtctcttTATACATTTGCTAAATGAAACTTTCTTTGGGGATTGCTCTCAGAAAGCAGCAATTTAAAGCTGATCAAAAGGATATGAATGACCCTCATGCTAGGAATGTATTCTAAAGAAATTTCTGTGGATTTGTCAAAATGCTTGCAACAAGGGTGTGcaattaaatattattcataatggccaaaaaagAGAGATTTGAGTAACTATGCTAGCCccataaaataacatttacattTATGTGAAATAATACTAGAGAACAATATAGAAAATTTTCATAGTATATTAATAAGTAGAAAAACATAGATTACaaaatattatatacaatatgATCCCATTGGGAATACTCAAAGGGTTTACCTCAAAATCataaaatgagtaataaaatttACAGgtggattttatttgtttcttttcttcttatttgtattttgaaacttctctaaaaaaaatacatattacatTTGTAATAAGACTAATGATATTTAAACATGTAATTCAAAATTGCATAACAACTATCAAAAAATATGTACTCGTGTGATCGAAGACTGGGAAAATCATACCAAAAGCAAAATTAGTAGCATTAGAATCGAGGATTATGGGTTTGTTTCTTTGCACTTTCTTTCAATGTTACttatacttaaaattaaaaatacaattttaagagGCCAAATAAAGTTTTAATATGGAGATTATAGAATCTTGatgcttaatttcttttcatacatttttacCCAAATTCTTGCAAAGAGACCCAATTTCTATTGAATTTATATTCTGCTGGTGAATTTCATAATTGTGTGAGCCTCTCTGCTCAGATTTCCATGTGCACATGAACTGCCTGGGGACCTGGTTCCAGGGCAGATTTAGACTTAGTGGGTTTGGCACAGAGCTTGTTCCCTGGTGATGTCAATAACTGCTGGTCCGAGGGAAGCCCATGCTTTGAGTAGCAAAGATGTGAAACACACCTGTACTCTAGCAACAAGGACTCAGGTAATTCACAGCTGATATCAAATTGCTcagtcaacaaatacttattggcCATATACGCTGTCCAAACCCTATAAATTTATCCTCTCtgttatggagaaaaaaaatcaaggcatTATATTAAGATAAACTTTAATACACCTGTTCTTTTCAAAACTTAAGAGTGCAATCACTATAATGCAGAATATGACTTCTTATTTTCCATTAAGAtcatttgtgtttaaaataatataaGTATAGATAGCATCCAGCCACAAAATCCATTGCTCCTTTTCATGAAATTATGGTATCAACGTGCTCTTTAATTTTTCCCCATAACATcctgtctttccctctctccctccctcccatcctccctctcacTCCCTCTCCCACGCCTGCTCTCcgtctcccctctccctccctctccctctctcttaggTTATTAAATGTAAAGCAGCTGTAGCCTGGGAAGCAGGCAAGCCCCTTTGCATCGAAGAGGTTGAGGTCGATCCCCCCAAGGCTCATGAAGTTCGCGTTCAGGTAAGTGGGAACTTGCCTTGGCGGGACAGACAAGATCCTAAGTGCAGACTTGGCTTCTGCCAGGTCACGCCTCTGTGGGACATACAACGGAGATCCCCAGAGTTCCCACTAGGGGGAATCACATTTTCAGGTTCAGAGAAAAACAGGCATTATCTCCAGAAGAGGTAATTAttaattctgtttcatttgttcttcataATGGGCTTAAAATTTAACTGACCTATCCTAACATTTGTCATTGACCCTGGAAATCAGACAAAGGAATTCACTTTGGATTAGAATtagttaggttttctttttgttttccaattgCCAGTGATTGGAAAGTGTTATTAAAGGAGGTAGAGAATTTGGTTcaaaagaagggagaggaaaaactgaatgctgTCCCGGGCAGCATAAGCATCTTGGGCGCCCAGAGGAGGGGACAGGTGTGGGTGAGCAGGGAAAAGAGACTGAACTGAGTAGAGTGGGACCACAGACGGCAAGCTGGGACCATTGCTCCATTTTCCACGCTGCTGGCCAGGTCGATATTTCCCTCCAGGACCACCACAGTAAGGGTTTCTCCATGGGAATGAACAGGATATTCTGATGAATTGAATCCTGAAGAATAATAATACAGGGATACATGGGTAATTAGTTTAGATAATCCTTtatttgatctctctctcttttaactaTGAAAGTTTTATTACCTCTATTTCATTTCATGTAGTTTCCACAAAATTTGAACACCCCAGAAACCTGTGTTCCCTCCATTCCTTCTGCCTAATAGACTTTAACTTTTCCCCATTACCTTTGATTTCTCCTCCTGGACACACTAACTGCCTATTCTATTTTTGTGATTTTCCAAAGACAGTGAAAGGTAGAAAACAAAGGTGCATGATAACAGGAAAAGAATATATCCTCAcatatttgggggggggggggttcaaAATATAACTCTTTTATTGAGCTCTAAGCATGTCGTAAAGTTTCAAGGTGACATTGGACCTAAGATTATCCACTTAACAACCCCACTGATGTAATTACAGAAACACAACTTGGGTCTGTGGTTGCTTGTAGATCATTGCCACTGCTGTGTGCCACAGTGACCACCATCCCATTGACCCGAAAGCTGAGGACCCGTTCTTACCAGTGATCCTTGGCCACGAAGCTGCCGGGATTGTGGAAAGTGTTGGGCCAGGAGTGACCGGCTTCAAACcaggtattttattttctggttcCAGTTAAATGGAAATGTCAGAGTATTTCAGCGATAATTCCTGATGTAGTCCTGGCTCTGCAGGCTGTAATCGATCTCTGTTTATCTgggggaacatcttttccaaagcaAAACTGAGACACACAATCCATCACACTCTAACGATGggacagaatatttgaaatcagAACTGTCTAATAACAACGGGAAATATGGCCACTTGTTTACGTACAGCACTAAGAAGTTGTCCTATGAAGCCAAGTTACAAAGTCGGTTTAACTAAAGCTTCCGTGGGGACTAAATGACAATTTATAACAACCTCCTCTAAACGAAACAGAAAACTAGTTTAATAttataaagaatttaaagaatgAAGACTCACAGGTAGCTTAAGTAAGAAACATTATATGTCTGTGAACGTTAGCTTAAGGGTATTTTTGAAAGTTTGTAAGATAAAACTAATACGTAAATGAAGCATGCCAATGGCTGAAATTATTTACTTCACATTTTATAACAGACCCACCGAACACTGGAATATGGGCCAAGCAATCAGGCAGAAATGGCCTCACTTGTCAGGCAGGTTGAACCGTAtgattctttcctcctttaatGAGAGGGCTCCACACTTAGAGGCATATTAGTATCTTTCCATTCCAAACAAGACCAGAGAAAGAAATTGCTCCCAAAAGTTTTGCATCCATGAAGGAATCTGGCCAACgggtcccagctctgtcacttactggctgtgtgaccttcaccATTAAGTCACTTTTCTGTGATTCAACTCAGAGTTCTGTTTGCTAAACTGGGGACCATAACAGTACTCATCTCAAAGGGTTGTtctgataattaaatgagataatacatgtaagcAGTTAGAATGGGGCCTGGCACACGCTAAATCTTGAACAAATGTTAATTACCATTATTGGACTGTGGTCATCAGAGAACAGAAGCCATTATTAAACTGAAATTGAGGGAAAGTGGAAACTGAGCATGAACTAAATGGTGAAACCTGGCGGTGATATAAAGTTTACCCTCCATATCGACTCTATTAGTGTCCACATCTCCTACTATATGAGGGTCTTCTCTTCTATGCAGGGTGTTTAGAAATGTGATGAACAATAATCATGATGCAGAGAGCTGCAATGACAGCAGAGTCTCAGATGGGACTCTACACCTAACCATATCAATAAGGATTTGTGGCTTGACCGCccagcagagaaaaaagaaaaagaaaaaaagatagtacATGCAATGCTTGGGGGAATCAGCAATCTTGTAAGGTAACAGAATACTGTAGCCACCTATACTTTCTATGGAACATAAAATACATAACGTAAAGAATGGTGTTGTCCACCGATTCATCAGGTAGAAACTATTTATAAGTTACATCTTAGGACTCATTCAACCTATAGTCTTTCCTTCTAGGTGACAAAGTAATTCCACTCTACACGCCTCAATGTAAAAAGTGCAAGCTGTGTCTGAGTCCACTCACAAATTTGTGTGAAAAAATCACGTAAGTGTTACACACTGTTAGTAAGAGTACAAACTGGTACAAATATTTTGGGCAGTACTTTCACAATTCCTAAACAGAGATGAAGAGGGACATACTTTCTACCCAtgaattctactcctaggtgtgCACAAGAATTGCTGCACAAAATCCCCAAAGAGATGTGCTAGAATGTTCCTTGTGACATTGTTGATAATGGCAAGCAGTTGAAAATAGCACCTGTCCATCAATAAAAGAATAGATTAACAAATTGCTATGTAGtaaaacaatggaatactatggaACAATGAAAATGGCTAAACAATCTACACGCATCAACATAGAATAATCTCACACACAATGTTAACGCAAAGAAGCAAGTTGCTGACAGATATATTTAGCAAGGTGTCATATACAAACACAATACCGTATGTCGTTTATGGTATATGTGTATGTAGTAAAGATAGAAATACACCACTGGAATGATAACTGCCAAACTCAGAACAGGAGCTACCTCTacgggggaggagagaggagtgcAGTGAAGCACAGTAAAGTGAGTTATTCCAAGGCCGCATAGACGTAAGTCCTGGAGCTagagtttgaacccaggcagtctggttccaaGTCCAAATTCTCATCACCCTGTTCTTTACTGAGACTGTAGAAAGATATGTTTGTCCCTAATGCAAACTGAAACTAGTTTTTTCAGAAGCTAAAATTGTGCTACTCTTACTTTTATTACTGTGCCTCAATtccctcgtctgtaaaatggggataataataatgcctacttcAGAGGGTTGTTGCAGATATTCAAAGAATTCACGCACTCTTGTGCAAACCTTTAATGAAATAATAGAGTTGGGCAATGACCATCATTCTCTGTAACATCACTAAAAGAGACAGAATTATGTTTCTTCAGATGAAAATACACAACGTCATCTTTGAAGTATtcctacaaaaatataaaacctgaATTAGATCAAGCATTTAGATCAAACATACTAGtttagaagaaataaagggaCGAAGAAACATGTTAAACCAGATTACAGGAATGTAATCAGAAAAATCCAGAATGAGGAAAACTACAGGAAAAATGactgtttcttcaacaaatagaTTGCTAGGAAAAAGCAAGGGGAGAGTGAGAACATGttaattaaaagagacttaagagaccCAACACAATGTGTGGACATAAAAGAACCTTTACCTTTTTGAGATACATACTAAAACATCTGCAGATGAAATAGCCATGTCTGGGATCTCCTTCAAACTAGTCTCCTTCAAACCGAATAGGTGCGGGTGTGGGGAGCAGGTAATAGACGAAGCTAGATGGACCATGAGTTGATAATGGCTGACGCTGGGAGATGGCTACACGAAGATTCATTATGTTATTCCTTCCACTTTTATGTGTGTTTCAGTTTTCCATAACAAAAAGTTTTTGAGAACTAATACATGTGAAGCCCTTAAAACAGTTTCTGGACCATAAAAAGTATTCATTGAAAAGTTTGTTATTGTCGTTATTATTTTTGGACTACTTCTGACTATAGATTTAGGTGAAGAGTCTCAagtcattttctcaatttttccatCTCATAAAATTGCCATAACAAGCATAAACAAGCACTTGTTTCAGGAAAGTTCAGTGGTCCACTTAGTTTCTGTTTCTagtatgttgttttgttttttttctagtcTAGCCAAAGGTCCTGCTTTTCGTCAAGAACTAATGGAAGACAATACCTCCAGGTTTACCTGCAAAGGAAAACCCATTTACCATTTCTTTGGGATCAGTACCTTCTCTCAGTACACCGTAGTGTCAGATAAAAATCTTGCCAAAATTGATGACGATGCAAATTTAGAGAGAGTTTGTCTGCTTGGATGTGGGTTTTCAACTGGCTATGGAGCTGCACTCAACACTGCCAAGGTACAATGGTCAGTCACCAGGTTGTGTCAAATAGAAGTTACTAGGAGGCAGCGTGATAAACCAGAGAGAGGTATCTTCAAACCCTGGCTCTGTGGTTTATTACCTCtgtgattttaggcaagttacttaacctctctactCCTACCTCTCTGCAACAACATCTACTACAAACAGCTGTGTGGATCCTTAAGTCATATTACATATGTAAGACATCTGGCCCAGAGGCTGGCAGCCAGTCCAGATTGATTTCTCTTCCTATACTGGTACCTTAGCTTATAGACCGTCCCTGATTTAAGTACAGCCTGCTTAAATATGCCCCCTAAATAGGAATGCTCATCCTGGGGCGGCCCACCCAGTCAAGAGACAAGAGAAAGTACAGACCCCACCCCCCTCAATCTATCaggccctcctctctccctgaggCTCTGCAGATTCCTCTCCCTCAAACAGCCCTaactcagctctgcctctcaTCTCCCCCTTTGGGGCTTCAAAAGAGGGTCTCAGTGGCAGCCCTGATGGTGGCAAGATGAGTCCCTGGAATCCCCTGGTAGAAGTTAGAGGCGTTTACAAAGCTCTTTAACAGAGAGGCTGGAGAAATGTCAGTATTACCCGGATGCCTCAAACCACCTCCTTATTTAAACCTCGACACTAGTCTTCGTCCTTCGACTCCAAACTGCAAACTGCAACCAGAGTGGCCTCTCGAAACAACCAATCTGAAGACTCCATGCTCCTTCCTTACGCCCCTTTTCTGTGGGTGTGCTGCAGTATTTGCCACTTCCTGCTGGAAACCTGCCCCAGCCTCAGGCATGCCTTGGGTGCCCCTCCCAGTTTTCCCCAAAGCATCCATTTATCCCTGTCTTACTACTTATCATGCTATTGAGAAATTTcccatttatttctccttccgaTTAGAATATttgctccttgagggcaggaactttcTCCTGTTCATTGTGATAGCTCCAGAGCCTAGCCCTGTGCCTTGTACAATAGTAGGAGCTTGACAatttttcagtgaatgaatgaataaagccaCGTTCATATGCAACCCGTAAAACATCTTGGAGAGGCTTGGTCCTCGAGTTTGCAATCCAAAACTTCCTTTCTATCAGGTTACCTAAAGTTGTTCAATGTCAAGGAAACAAAGTCAGCCTAATGAAAATAAGGAGCCGATCTAGTAGCCGGAACGCCAAGGTATGACTTTTCTTTGAGAATTATGTTGGCCAAGCAGACAGAAATGCTACTCCTGGCCATCATCATATTCTCTCCCTCTACAAATTCCTCTACTCACTCATTCATCTGTAAAAGTAAAACAATTGTAGGAGAAGCCAAACTACAATCTGAAGGCTCCTAGG includes:
- the LOC111772845 gene encoding all-trans-retinol dehydrogenase [NAD(+)] ADH4-like → MGTKGKVIKCKAAVAWEAGKPLCIEEVEVDPPKAHEVRVQIIATAVCHSDHHPIDPKAEDPFLPVILGHEAAGIVESVGPGVTGFKPGDKVIPLYTPQCKKCKLCLSPLTNLCEKITLAKGPAFRQELMEDNTSRFTCKGKPIYHFFGISTFSQYTVVSDKNLAKIDDDANLERVCLLGCGFSTGYGAALNTAKVTPGSTCAVFGLGGVGLSAIMGCKAAGASRIIAIDINSEKFTKAKALGANDCLNPRDLDKPVQEVIIEMTNGGVDFAFDCAGGSEVMRAALDCVRVGWGSCTLIGVAMGDKGLTISPLELIMGRTINGTAFGGWKSVDSVPKLVTDYKNKKFDLDALVTHTLPFDKINEAFDLLHQGKSIRTVLIF